In Brienomyrus brachyistius isolate T26 chromosome 19, BBRACH_0.4, whole genome shotgun sequence, one DNA window encodes the following:
- the LOC125715199 gene encoding syntaxin-11-like isoform X1, with amino-acid sequence MLIKGRMRDRLCELRRISPESSESEEEVYTFCMGPETLGQEATPFADKEHALKDVFGEVQFMQREIALLRMDARRLAKQNGRFLTSFRRISSIKRGSSAIAQGIKVKGEALYRRLRWMGGLSLELEEKMGANSAIVRIVRCQHASLTSSFREALLHYNSAEATLREHCKTRIQRQADILGQKVTGEEVDEMIETGKWSSFFARGIRTSRSALVKMEDRHRELLDLESRLRDVRELFTQVALLVEEQGGFLENIEANVLGTQDYLGATNVRLNRAMRYRKKNPCRRCFRCFSCLTA; translated from the exons ATGCTCATCAAAG GCAGAATGAGGGACAGGCTCTGTGAGCTGCGTCGGATCTCCCCTGAATCCTCGGAGTCGGAGGAGGAGGTATACACCTTCTGCATGGGCCCTGAGACACTGGGGCAGGAAGCCACACCATTTGCAGACAAGGAGCATGCCTTGAAGGATGTGTTCGGGGAGGTTCAATTCATGCAGCGGGAGATCGCCCTGCTCAGGATGGATGCCAGACGGCTGGCCAAGCAGAACGGGCGCTTCCTCACCTCTTTCCGGCGCATTAGTAGCATTAAGCGTGGTTCCAGTGCTATTGCTCAGGGTATTAAGGTTAAGGGTGAGGCCCTGTACCGGCGGCTGCGGTGGATGGGCGGCCTGAgcctggagctggaggagaagaTGGGAGCCAACTCTGCCATAGTGCGTATTGTGCGTTGCCAGCATGCATCCCTGACCAGCAGCTTTCGTGAAGCGCTGCTTCACTATAATTCGGCAGAGGCAACCCTGAGAGAGCATTGTAAGACACGGATCCAGAGGCAGGCGGACATCCTGGGTCAGAAGGTGACTGGCGAGGAGGTAGATGAAATGATCGAGACTGGCAAATGGAGCTCCTTCTTCGCCAGAGGCATCCGGACGTCGCGCTCGGCACTCGTCAAGATGGAGGACCGCCACCGAGAGCTCCTGGATCTCGAGAGTCGCCTGCGTGACGTTCGCGAGCTGTTTACGCAGGTCGCACTGCTGGTGGAAGAGCAGGGCGGCTTTCTGGAGAACATCGAAGCCAACGTTCTCGGCACACAGGACTACTTGGGTGCAACAAATGTGAGGCTCAACCGAGCTATGAGGTATAGGAAGAAGAATCCATGCAGACGTTGTTTCAGATGTTTCAGCTGCCTGACTGCCTAA
- the LOC125715199 gene encoding syntaxin-11-like isoform X2: protein MRDRLCELRRISPESSESEEEVYTFCMGPETLGQEATPFADKEHALKDVFGEVQFMQREIALLRMDARRLAKQNGRFLTSFRRISSIKRGSSAIAQGIKVKGEALYRRLRWMGGLSLELEEKMGANSAIVRIVRCQHASLTSSFREALLHYNSAEATLREHCKTRIQRQADILGQKVTGEEVDEMIETGKWSSFFARGIRTSRSALVKMEDRHRELLDLESRLRDVRELFTQVALLVEEQGGFLENIEANVLGTQDYLGATNVRLNRAMRYRKKNPCRRCFRCFSCLTA from the coding sequence ATGAGGGACAGGCTCTGTGAGCTGCGTCGGATCTCCCCTGAATCCTCGGAGTCGGAGGAGGAGGTATACACCTTCTGCATGGGCCCTGAGACACTGGGGCAGGAAGCCACACCATTTGCAGACAAGGAGCATGCCTTGAAGGATGTGTTCGGGGAGGTTCAATTCATGCAGCGGGAGATCGCCCTGCTCAGGATGGATGCCAGACGGCTGGCCAAGCAGAACGGGCGCTTCCTCACCTCTTTCCGGCGCATTAGTAGCATTAAGCGTGGTTCCAGTGCTATTGCTCAGGGTATTAAGGTTAAGGGTGAGGCCCTGTACCGGCGGCTGCGGTGGATGGGCGGCCTGAgcctggagctggaggagaagaTGGGAGCCAACTCTGCCATAGTGCGTATTGTGCGTTGCCAGCATGCATCCCTGACCAGCAGCTTTCGTGAAGCGCTGCTTCACTATAATTCGGCAGAGGCAACCCTGAGAGAGCATTGTAAGACACGGATCCAGAGGCAGGCGGACATCCTGGGTCAGAAGGTGACTGGCGAGGAGGTAGATGAAATGATCGAGACTGGCAAATGGAGCTCCTTCTTCGCCAGAGGCATCCGGACGTCGCGCTCGGCACTCGTCAAGATGGAGGACCGCCACCGAGAGCTCCTGGATCTCGAGAGTCGCCTGCGTGACGTTCGCGAGCTGTTTACGCAGGTCGCACTGCTGGTGGAAGAGCAGGGCGGCTTTCTGGAGAACATCGAAGCCAACGTTCTCGGCACACAGGACTACTTGGGTGCAACAAATGTGAGGCTCAACCGAGCTATGAGGTATAGGAAGAAGAATCCATGCAGACGTTGTTTCAGATGTTTCAGCTGCCTGACTGCCTAA
- the stx11b.1 gene encoding syntaxin-11b.1: MRGLQMGQKREGMRDRLAELQEVSDGQYDSSSNSMSDTFSNIDLDDMQPQAVVFNEVPLDNVFQEAQNIRQEIHLIRTDVGRLRDQNTRMLSEVTRMSVIRRDSNAIAADIKSRGERVLALLQRMEAQGKELEDSEGTNSAVARVARTQYVCLSTGFRDAMFDYNEAEMLHKENCKANLQRQLEVAGKEVTGEQIEEMIENGNWNVFTEDIVDGKTVGGALNQIERRHKELLDLENRIQRIHELFLDLALLVEEHGPMMNTIEANVSKIDASLGQVMVKLNTAKKHSRNNPFKKMFCGCFPCYK; the protein is encoded by the exons ATGCGAGG GCTTCAGATGGGACAGAAACGCGAAG GAATGAGGGACAGATTGGCTGAATTACAGGAGGTGTCTGATGGGCAGTATGATTCCTCTTCTAACTCCATGTCAGATACCTTCAGCAACATAGACCTGGATGATATGCAGCCCCAGGCAGTTGTGTTTAACGAGGTACCATTGGATAATGTGTTTCAAGAGGCCCAGAACATACGGCAGGAAATCCATCTGATCCGGACGGACGTCGGCCGACTGAGGGATCAGAACACACGGATGCTGAGCGAGGTGACTCGCATGAGCGTCATCCGGAGGGACTCCAACGCCATCGCCGCTGACATCAAATCCCGTGGCGAGAGAGTGCTGGCTCTGCTCCAAAGGATGGAGGCACAAGGTAAGGAGCTAGAGGATTCCGAAGGGACCAACTCAGCGGTGGCACGTGTCGCCCGGACCCAGTACGTCTGCCTGAGCACCGGCTTCCGGGACGCCATGTTTGACTACAACGAGGCAGAGATGTTGCACAAGGAGAACTGCAAAGCCAACCTCCAGCGCCAGCTGGAGGTCGCAGGCAAGGAGGTCACTGGCGAGCAGATCGAGGAGATGATCGAGAACGGCAACTGGAATGTTTTCACAGAGGACATAGTTGACGGCAAGACCGTTGGAGGTGCCCTCAATCAGATTGAGAGACGACACAAGGAGCTCCTGGATCTGGAGAACCGCATACAGAGAATCCATGAGCTATTTTTGGATCTGGCTCTGCTGGTGGAAGAACATGGTCCCATGATGAACACCATCGAGGCTAATGTTAGCAAGATAGATGCATCCCTAGGGCAGGTCATGGTCAAGCTGAATACGGCCAAAAAGCACAGCAGGAATAACCCCTTCAAGAAGATGTTCTGTGGCTGCTTCCCATGCTACAAGTGA